One Tomitella gaofuii DNA segment encodes these proteins:
- a CDS encoding ATP-binding protein, which yields MTVQGELELDGVASPALSEGSPGTLHPGQYRLSRIQVVNWGTLDGHHDIAVPRRGLLITGPSGSGKSTLIDAVSAVLMPASAVRFNAAAQESSRQSGRSLITYMRGAWRREADADSDALTSSYLRPGATWSAIALTYATGVDTAPRDAVTTSTKAAGGTATLVKLMHVGRGRSSYGDVKQLHLLVDGDADLPEFERHALRGLDTRAIKKAFPHATVHSSYAPFARAFRNRLGIAFESAQRLLHRTLSAKSLSSLDQLFREYMLDEPRTFATRDNAVEQFRNLREAHRTVVDARRQIETLEPLVALARDRAAAVDEHAALTEEGEHLDAVHASLTLALLRDSHEQLQSRSAQLDTAAAAARADADRAQDVVLDVRSRLDGAGGGRVSTLRAQRDAAADGVARAEARRAKVAAALAVWDAEVPATGDDFADVAGQLRAELQRIDAEREERRDALFDVQSRRAAARDERDALVADRETLARRRSNLDPAILRARERLCGAIGIAEDAVPFVGELLEVREEEARWTGPVERVLHGLARTMLVPDEVYPRLADAVDATHLGTRLVYRRIRTGARLAAEPTTDGSLVRKLAVKPGPFADWLHAHLSRGFDYVCVEDAAALRDVARGVTLSGQIRHGGERHEKDDRHRIDDRSRWVLGFDNEAKLNDLRRRIDEAGRELARLEQSLSVIDADDARLRERESAARTVLDVGWEEIDAAGARAHRDQLTDRIHTLTTADSEYSALTAELARAESVNEAATTARSTAEAARTAHEGRIAEVRDKITEAEAADAAAAPVPGRVDARIRRRFDEAVRRVTVDNIDRTLARVGQQIDAGLRRAQQQAMDAGQRIVAVLHEYLGAWEERRADLRADADYVGDALAVLAQLRGEGLPEYEDAFFDMLREQSHRNIGELANLIRKAPSEIRARIEPVNRSLSRSPFDTDRTLRIDVKDRRPAVAAEFLADLHRIASGAFEDEDRAAAENRFAAMAALLERLDSGDPADQRWQRHVLDTRMHVGFIGVELDPEGREANYHDSSAGLSGGQAQKLVFFCLAAALRYQLAEDGADLPRYATVVLDEAFDRADPAYTRRALDVFDQFGFHMVLATPLKLLQTLDDYIGGVVTVAIRDRNRTELSHLLIETSDAP from the coding sequence GTGACCGTGCAGGGCGAGCTCGAGCTGGACGGCGTCGCGTCCCCGGCCCTCTCGGAGGGATCCCCGGGGACGCTCCACCCCGGCCAATACCGGCTCTCGCGGATCCAGGTGGTCAACTGGGGCACGCTCGACGGCCATCACGACATCGCCGTGCCGCGCCGCGGTCTGCTCATCACGGGCCCCTCCGGTTCCGGCAAGTCGACCCTCATCGACGCGGTGTCGGCGGTGCTCATGCCTGCTTCGGCTGTGCGGTTCAACGCGGCCGCGCAGGAGTCGTCGCGGCAGTCCGGGCGCAGCCTCATCACCTACATGCGCGGCGCGTGGCGGCGCGAGGCCGACGCCGACAGCGATGCCCTCACCTCGTCGTACTTGCGTCCCGGCGCCACCTGGAGCGCCATCGCGCTCACGTACGCGACCGGCGTCGATACCGCACCGCGCGACGCCGTCACGACCTCCACCAAAGCCGCCGGCGGCACCGCCACGCTGGTCAAGCTCATGCACGTGGGACGCGGCAGATCGTCGTACGGCGACGTCAAGCAGCTGCACCTGCTCGTCGACGGCGACGCCGACCTGCCGGAGTTCGAGCGGCACGCCCTGCGCGGGCTGGACACCCGGGCGATAAAGAAGGCCTTCCCCCATGCGACGGTGCACTCTTCGTACGCGCCGTTCGCACGCGCCTTCCGGAACCGGCTCGGCATCGCCTTCGAGTCAGCGCAGAGGCTGTTGCACCGCACCCTGTCGGCCAAGAGCCTGAGCAGCCTCGACCAGCTGTTCCGCGAGTACATGCTCGACGAGCCGCGCACGTTCGCCACGCGCGACAACGCGGTCGAGCAGTTCCGCAACCTGCGCGAGGCGCACCGCACGGTGGTCGACGCGCGCCGCCAGATCGAGACGCTGGAGCCGTTGGTGGCCCTGGCCCGCGACCGGGCCGCCGCCGTCGACGAACACGCGGCGCTGACCGAGGAGGGTGAGCATCTCGACGCCGTGCACGCGTCGCTGACGCTCGCTCTGCTGCGCGACTCGCACGAGCAGTTGCAGTCGCGCAGCGCACAGCTCGACACCGCCGCCGCGGCGGCGCGGGCCGATGCGGACCGGGCCCAGGACGTGGTGTTGGACGTGCGTTCGCGGCTCGACGGCGCGGGCGGCGGGCGCGTGTCCACGCTGCGGGCGCAGCGCGACGCGGCCGCGGACGGCGTGGCGCGCGCGGAGGCGCGCCGCGCGAAGGTCGCCGCCGCTCTGGCGGTATGGGACGCCGAGGTGCCGGCGACCGGCGACGATTTCGCCGACGTCGCCGGCCAGCTGCGCGCCGAGCTGCAGCGCATCGACGCGGAACGCGAGGAGCGCCGCGACGCGCTGTTCGACGTGCAGTCCCGCAGGGCCGCGGCACGCGATGAGCGCGACGCGCTCGTGGCCGACCGTGAGACGCTGGCCCGCCGCCGCTCCAACCTCGATCCGGCGATACTCCGTGCACGCGAGCGGCTCTGCGGCGCGATCGGCATCGCCGAGGACGCCGTTCCGTTTGTCGGTGAGCTGCTGGAGGTGCGAGAGGAGGAGGCCCGGTGGACGGGCCCCGTCGAACGGGTGCTGCACGGCCTCGCACGGACGATGCTGGTGCCCGACGAGGTGTACCCGCGACTGGCCGACGCCGTGGATGCGACGCACCTGGGCACCAGGCTGGTCTACCGCAGGATCCGGACCGGCGCGCGCCTGGCCGCCGAGCCCACCACGGACGGATCGCTGGTGCGCAAGCTCGCGGTCAAGCCGGGCCCCTTCGCCGACTGGCTGCACGCGCACCTGAGCCGCGGATTCGACTACGTGTGCGTCGAGGATGCCGCCGCACTGCGGGACGTGGCACGCGGGGTGACGCTGTCCGGGCAGATCCGGCACGGCGGCGAACGGCACGAGAAGGACGACCGGCACCGGATCGACGACCGCAGCCGGTGGGTGCTGGGCTTCGACAACGAGGCCAAGCTCAACGACCTGCGGCGGCGCATCGACGAGGCAGGGCGGGAACTGGCGCGGCTCGAGCAGTCGTTGTCCGTCATCGACGCCGACGACGCGCGCCTGCGCGAACGGGAGTCGGCCGCCCGCACCGTCCTGGACGTCGGGTGGGAGGAGATCGACGCCGCCGGGGCCCGCGCGCATCGCGACCAGCTCACCGACCGGATCCACACGCTCACCACAGCCGATTCGGAGTACTCCGCGCTCACCGCCGAGCTCGCCCGCGCCGAATCGGTGAACGAGGCAGCGACCACGGCCCGGTCCACCGCCGAGGCCGCGCGCACGGCGCACGAGGGCCGGATCGCCGAGGTCCGCGACAAGATCACCGAAGCCGAGGCGGCCGATGCCGCCGCCGCGCCCGTCCCCGGGCGGGTCGACGCGCGCATCCGCCGGCGTTTCGACGAGGCGGTGCGCCGGGTGACGGTCGACAACATCGACCGCACCCTCGCCCGGGTGGGCCAGCAGATCGACGCCGGCCTGCGCCGGGCGCAGCAGCAGGCGATGGACGCGGGGCAGCGGATCGTCGCCGTGCTCCACGAGTACCTGGGCGCCTGGGAGGAGCGCCGGGCCGACCTGCGCGCGGATGCCGACTACGTCGGCGACGCGCTCGCCGTCCTCGCGCAACTGCGCGGCGAGGGGCTGCCGGAGTACGAGGACGCGTTCTTCGACATGCTGCGCGAGCAGTCGCACCGCAACATCGGGGAACTCGCAAACCTGATCCGCAAGGCGCCCAGTGAGATCCGCGCCCGCATCGAACCCGTCAACCGGTCGCTGAGCCGCTCCCCGTTCGACACCGACCGCACGTTGCGGATCGACGTCAAGGACCGCCGCCCCGCCGTCGCCGCCGAGTTCCTCGCCGACCTCCACCGCATCGCCAGCGGCGCCTTCGAAGACGAGGACCGCGCGGCCGCGGAGAACCGTTTCGCCGCGATGGCCGCGCTGCTCGAGCGGCTCGACTCCGGCGACCCGGCCGATCAGCGCTGGCAGCGCCACGTTCTCGACACCCGCATGCACGTCGGCTTCATCGGCGTGGAGCTGGATCCCGAGGGGCGGGAGGCCAACTACCACGACTCGAGCGCGGGCCTCTCAGGAGGACAGGCGCAGAAGCTCGTGTTCTTCTGCCTCGCAGCGGCTTTGCGATACCAGCTCGCCGAGGACGGCGCGGACCTGCCGCGGTACGCCACCGTGGTGCTCGACGAGGCCTTCGACCGCGCCGACCCGGCCTACACGCGGCGCGCGCTCGACGTCTTCGACCAGTTCGGATTCCACATGGTGCTGGCCACGCCGCTCAAACTGCTGCAGACGCTCGACGACTACATCGGCGGCGTCGTCACCGTCGCCATCCGCGACCGCAACCGCACCGAACTGTCCCACCTGCTCATCGAAACCTCGGACGCGCCCTGA
- a CDS encoding DUF4194 domain-containing protein has protein sequence MELDARRALVQLLKGPLITAAKHPSVWRTVLRDEQLLRSRLADVFLDLIVDEDAQLAFTRHADTGEVDAPAVLRTSPLTFMDTVMVLALRQRLLRAQSGERVVVDFDEMVEQLDMYRQAASTDAAGFRKRVGASWNKLKDKSLLATTSTEGRMEVSPVLAQLFDAEQVAVVRAEMARLADGGTGDKAGAGGDGDGRSDAEPTGEEVPQ, from the coding sequence CTGGAACTGGACGCCCGGCGCGCGCTCGTCCAGTTGCTCAAGGGCCCGCTCATCACCGCCGCGAAACACCCGTCGGTGTGGCGGACGGTGCTGCGCGACGAGCAGCTGCTGCGGTCACGCCTGGCCGACGTGTTCCTCGACCTCATCGTCGACGAGGACGCGCAACTGGCGTTCACCCGGCACGCCGACACCGGCGAGGTGGACGCCCCCGCCGTCCTGCGCACGTCGCCGCTCACCTTCATGGACACGGTGATGGTCCTGGCGCTGCGCCAGCGTCTGCTCCGCGCCCAGTCCGGTGAACGGGTGGTGGTGGACTTCGACGAGATGGTCGAGCAGCTGGACATGTACCGGCAGGCGGCGAGCACCGACGCGGCCGGGTTCCGCAAGCGGGTCGGCGCCTCGTGGAACAAGCTCAAGGACAAGTCGCTGCTGGCGACCACCTCCACTGAGGGCCGGATGGAGGTCTCCCCCGTGCTGGCGCAGTTGTTCGACGCCGAGCAGGTCGCGGTGGTGCGCGCGGAGATGGCGCGGCTCGCCGACGGGGGCACCGGCGACAAGGCCGGGGCAGGCGGGGACGGGGACGGACGGTCGGATGCGGAACCGACCGGCGAGGAGGTGCCGCAGTGA
- a CDS encoding DUF3375 domain-containing protein has protein sequence MAYRLVVYRRFAYRFVSGVDGRGSAAVSVVADLHRLQRLSRADPAWTLLRADSGPAVVAMLSRHFSSGSGTRRMAAPELFGLVDADLQALRDEGFDLPRSGQAYCTDWIRSGYLVRRASSAAREETVEPSEGLLAAISYVTGLESSTSTVTESRLTTLSAQLQALARDSDPRAETRLRALHAERAEIDRQIAAVESGDYPVLDGDRAAERVAEILALASEVPGDFARVRAELERLNRDLRARILEDTEDRADTLGEVFRGVDVIGRSDAGRSFSGFYDMIIDPERSARIDEWIDTILDRQFARGLSARQRSRFRRLLTEMEESGAEVHRVMTSLARSLRHFVQSRHYEEHRRMQHELRAAQRAALRAAGHVKPFHQLELELVQVGMTIDSVSALRLHNPGDDRVAGRIETHAPGTADLAALRQLVRESEIDFDELSGNVRTVLAARGRATVAEVLADRPATQGLASVVGLLVLAFDHGHPVPGEDTVTWTSSSGTHRAATVQRRVFTPDEDWT, from the coding sequence ATGGCGTATCGACTCGTCGTATATCGACGCTTCGCCTATCGATTCGTCTCCGGGGTCGACGGAAGGGGATCCGCCGCTGTGTCCGTCGTCGCAGACCTGCACCGGCTGCAGCGGCTCTCGCGCGCAGACCCGGCCTGGACGCTGCTGCGCGCCGATTCCGGCCCCGCCGTCGTCGCCATGCTCTCGCGGCATTTCAGTTCCGGTTCCGGAACCCGCAGGATGGCCGCCCCCGAGCTGTTCGGCCTGGTCGACGCCGACCTGCAGGCGCTGCGCGACGAGGGTTTCGACCTGCCCCGCAGCGGCCAGGCCTATTGCACCGACTGGATCCGCTCCGGCTACCTGGTGCGCAGGGCCAGCTCCGCGGCGCGCGAGGAGACGGTGGAGCCGTCGGAGGGGCTGCTCGCCGCCATCTCCTATGTGACGGGGCTCGAGTCGTCCACCAGCACCGTCACGGAGTCGCGGCTGACCACCCTGTCCGCGCAGCTCCAGGCGCTGGCCCGCGACTCCGACCCCCGCGCGGAGACCCGCCTGCGGGCGCTGCACGCCGAGCGCGCCGAGATCGACCGGCAGATCGCCGCCGTCGAGTCCGGCGACTATCCGGTACTCGACGGCGACCGGGCCGCGGAGCGGGTCGCGGAGATCCTCGCCCTCGCCTCCGAGGTGCCCGGCGATTTCGCCCGGGTGCGCGCAGAGCTCGAGCGGCTCAACCGGGACTTGCGTGCCCGCATCCTCGAGGACACCGAGGACCGCGCCGACACGCTGGGCGAGGTGTTCCGCGGGGTGGACGTGATCGGCCGATCCGACGCGGGCCGCAGCTTCAGCGGCTTCTACGACATGATCATCGACCCCGAACGGTCGGCGCGGATCGACGAGTGGATCGACACCATCCTGGATCGCCAGTTCGCGCGCGGGCTCTCCGCACGTCAACGGTCGCGTTTCCGCAGGCTGCTCACCGAGATGGAGGAGTCCGGCGCCGAGGTGCACCGGGTGATGACGTCGCTGGCGCGGTCTCTGCGGCACTTCGTGCAGTCGCGCCACTACGAGGAGCACCGCCGCATGCAGCACGAGCTGCGCGCCGCGCAGCGCGCAGCGCTGCGGGCGGCCGGGCACGTCAAACCGTTCCACCAGCTGGAGCTGGAGCTGGTGCAGGTGGGGATGACCATCGATTCGGTGTCGGCCCTGCGGCTGCACAACCCGGGCGACGACCGGGTCGCCGGGCGCATCGAAACACATGCCCCGGGCACCGCCGACCTCGCCGCGCTGCGGCAGCTGGTGCGTGAGTCCGAGATCGACTTCGACGAACTGTCCGGCAACGTGCGGACAGTGCTCGCCGCCCGCGGGCGTGCCACCGTCGCCGAGGTGCTCGCGGACCGCCCCGCCACGCAGGGCCTGGCCAGCGTCGTCGGCCTGCTGGTCCTCGCCTTCGACCACGGGCACCCCGTCCCCGGCGAGGACACCGTCACATGGACGTCGTCGTCCGGCACGCACCGGGCGGCGACGGTGCAGCGCCGCGTGTTCACCCCCGACGAAGACTGGACGTGA
- a CDS encoding DUF2752 domain-containing protein has product MRRLAAPLAVAAGGAAACAFVWAADPTTPGGAVPVCPSKHFLGVICPGCGSARMIYSLLHLDVASALRYNAVALVVLALLVCFLARWTWRRARGIDGPVMRLGAGPAWCSAAVVIAWLVVRNIPVAPFTALRV; this is encoded by the coding sequence CTGCGCCGCCTGGCTGCGCCGCTGGCGGTGGCCGCGGGGGGCGCTGCGGCGTGCGCATTCGTCTGGGCGGCCGATCCGACCACCCCGGGCGGCGCCGTCCCGGTGTGCCCCAGCAAGCATTTCCTCGGTGTGATCTGTCCCGGATGCGGGAGCGCGCGGATGATCTACTCGCTGCTGCACCTCGACGTCGCGTCGGCGCTGCGGTACAACGCGGTCGCGCTGGTCGTGCTCGCCCTCCTGGTCTGCTTTCTCGCGCGGTGGACGTGGCGCCGCGCGCGCGGGATCGACGGTCCGGTCATGCGGCTGGGCGCCGGCCCGGCGTGGTGCAGCGCGGCGGTGGTGATCGCCTGGCTGGTGGTGCGCAACATCCCCGTCGCACCGTTCACCGCGCTGCGGGTGTGA